The DNA segment CATAGACCTTGGCGGCGTAATCGGGATCGTGCGCGACCCGGGTGCCGGCCTCGAGCAGCGCCCGGGTGAGGGCGGTCGCCACCGGGCGCTCGTCGCGCACCAGCGACCCGCGCAGGGCGAGCACGCAGCAGGTGCGGTCGTGGTACTCGGCCGAGAGATTGCTGGCGATCTCGGTCAGGCGGGTGTCCTTCCTCCACAGGAAGGTGCGCGGATCGCTGTCGGCGAGCGCCTGGGCCTCGCCCTTCTCCACCGCCAGGGCGAGGAGATCGAGGGGATAGGCCCGCCACTCGACGTCACGCTCGGGATCGATGCCGCGCTTGGCCAGCAGCAGGCCGAAGAAGTTCTTGGCCGGCGAGGCCTGGTCGCTCACCGCGATCACCTTGCCCTTCAGCGATTCGAGGCTGGTCGCCCCGGCGGACGTCGCGCCGAGCAGCCGCATGCAGCCGCCATGGATGCCGGCCGTGACCTTGACGTCGAAGCCCTGCTCCAGGGGCTTGAGCCAGCGCAGGGCCATGCCGATCCCGCCATCGGCCTTGCCGGTCGCGATCGCCTCCAGCAGCTGCTCCGTCGAGCCGCCGAAATTGACGAACTCGACGTCGAGCCCATGCCGGGCGAAGACTCCGCTCTCCTTGGCGACGGGGGCCGCCGCGGTGCAGATCGCCGAGGCGTTCCAGGCGAGCTTGATCGGGCGCAGGGCGCCTCCCGGTGCAGGCCCCTCGGCTGCGACCCGGCAGATCGGCGCGCCGGCGAGGTCCGGGACCGGCAGGAGCCCGGCGGAGGAGGGCGATCCGACGAGGCCCAGCGGCGCCGCGAGGCCGAGGGCGCCGGCGCGGGCGAGGAAGCGGCGACGGGTGTGGGGGAGCGTGGGGAGCGTCATGGTGCGGGGGCTTCGCAGGATCTCGGGGCTTGGCGGGGGCGACGGTCAGGCGGCCTGAGCGGGCGCTTCGGGCGCGCGATGGTCGAGCGTGCCCCGCACGGTCTGCGGGGAGCGCAGGAGGTTGAGGATCGGGCAGAAGCGGTCGACCTCGGCCTCGAGGCGGGCTACGGCCTCGCGGGAGGCCGGCGAGACGACCCTGACGACGTACGTGATGTCGTGCGGGCTGACCGGCACCGCCTCGAAGCCCGGACGCCCGGCGCGGGCATCGAGCCGGCCGCTCACCGCCACGTCGACCGCGTCGAGGGGCACGCCGAGGCGCGCGGCATGGATCAGGTAGGAATGGGCGAGGCAGCTGCCGAGGATGCCGAGCTGCAGCTCGGGCGAGCCGGGGCCGAGGTCGTACCCGGCGAAATCCGGCGGCGAATCCGTGATGACCTGATGGTTGCGGATCCGAATCCGGCGCACGCCGCTGCGGCCCTCGACGCTGACCTGCGCGGCGAGCGGCACCGGCCCGAGGCTGCCGGACTCGATCCGCGCCTCCCGCGCGGCGACGGCGGCGCGCTTCTCCACCAGGTACTCGTTGAGCGACGTCATGCCATCCTCATGCGTTGGGCGCGTCGTCATTCGGTGCGCGCGAGTTGTCGTGAGGTGCTGATCTTGTCGTTGCCGATGATGATCGTCAACGAGACAAGTTTGTTTTTATATTCCGGTTTTCTGTAATAGATGTGCGCGAGTTGCGCGGTTGACAGAACAGTTCTTCTCGGAAGACCGATTTCGCCGTCCGCACGCAGGCTTGGTCCGGCGCGCAAAGCCGGGCAGATGCCATCTCGCGGAACCGTGCGAGCGCGCCTCTCTGCGGGCCTGATCCCGATATGATGGGCCGCAGGGCCGTCTGCCCTCGCGCTGGCCGGCGTGGCGATCGAGCCGAGATGTGCAGCCCTCAGGGCCGCTCGGTCGTCTTTCAGGCTCAGGGTGTCGCGCCCCGGGTCTGCGCCGGGGCGCGGACCGGGTCAGAAGTCCGGGGCGGCCGGGGCCGGCAGAGCGGGCTTGTCCTTCGGCTTGTCCGCCACGAGCGCCTCCGTGGTGACGAGCAGGCCCACTACCGAGGCCGCGTCCTGGAGCGCCGTGCGCACGACCTTCACCGGATCGACGATCCCGGCCTCGATCAGGTCGAGGTCGGTCTCCCGTTGCGCATCGAAGCCGCAGGTGTCGGAACCGCTCTCGCCCACCATCGCCACCACGATCGAGCCCTCGACCCCGGCATTGGCGGCGATCTGCCGGATCGGGGCTTCGCGCGCCCTCAAGACGATCGTGATCCCGGCCGTCACGTCCGGGTTGCCGCCCTGGAGCGCCGCGACCGCGCCGCGGGCCCGCAGGAGCGCGGTGCCGCCGCCCGGCACGATGCCCTCCTCGATCGCCGCCCGCGTGGCGTTCAGCGCGTCGTCGAACCGGTCCTTCTTCTCCTTGACCTCGACCTCGGTGCCCCACCGACCCGCAGCACCGCGACGCCGCCCGACAGCTTGGCCGGGCGCTCCTGGAGCTTCTTGCGGTCGTAGTCGGAGGTCGTCTCCTCGATCTGCGCCTTGATCTGGGCGACGCGGGACGCGATCTCGGAGGCCCCGCCCGCCCGCGCCGCCGACGATCGTGGTGGTCCTGGGCAGGGATCACGCCGCGAGGGAGACGGGCGCAGCCCGCAAGCCCGCCTGGCGCATCAGCGGCAGCACCCGCTCGCCGAAGAAGGCGAGGTCGGGCTTGAAATCGTAGAAGCTGAGCTGGAGCCCATCAATCCCGGCCCGCTTGAGCGCGGCGAACTGCGCCACGACCTGCTCGGGCGAGCCGATCACCCGGATGTTGCCGCCGATCGCGGCATAAGGATCGGCCCGGCCCTCCCGTCCCTTCCAGGCATGGGCGTCGGAATCGAGCGTACGAAAACCCTTCGGGCTGCGCGGGTCGGCATGGGCCACGATGGCGTCGGCATAGGCCCAGGCCTCGGCGTCCGTCTCGCGGCAGATCACCAGCGGATTGATCAGCGTGCGGATGTCGCGCCCGACCGCGCGGGCCGCCGCCTTCACCCGGGCGGTGTGGTCGGGCAGCGCCTCGAGCGCGCTGTCGATGTCGGCGCCCGCCGGGCTCGTCACGAACACGATGTCGGAGTAGCGCCCCGCGAAGGCGATCCCCGCCTCCGAGCCCGTGGCGTTGACGAGGATCGGCCGGCCGTAGCGGGGCTTCGGGGTCACGAAGCCGTCGCCGAGGCACCACGAGGATTCGCCCGTGAACGAGAACGGCGCATCGTCCTGCCACAGGCGCTGCACCACCTCGACGAACTCGGCCGCGAGCGCGTAGCGCCGGTCGTGCTCGATGCGCGGCCAGCCGAACATCTCGTGCTCCACCGCCCGGTGGCCGGTGACGACGTTGAAGCCGAAACGGCCGCCGGAGATGTGGTCGAGGGTGGCGCCGAACTTGGCCAAATGCAGCGGGTGCCACGGCCCGTAGAGCACGTGCACGGTCGCCACCAGCAGGATGCGGCGGGTGAGGGCCGACAGGGCCGCGACGCTGGTGAAGGAATCGAGGGCCTGCCCGTCGAGCACGCCGCCGTAGCCGCCCTTCGGCAGCCATTGCGACAGGGCGAAGACGAGGTCGAAGCCGAGCCTCTCGGCCTCCAGCACGAGGTCGCGATTGTAGTCGAAGCTCCAGTCGGTGGTGCGTGGCAGGGTCGAGGCGGTCCAGCCGCCGGCCTGGATCGGCAGGAACAGGCCGAGCAGCAGCGGCTCCGCCAGAGCCCGCGACAGCGGACTGTCCGGGAAATTGGTCGGGCTGGCGAAGCCGGATCGGCCGACGAGAGCGCCCGGAGGATGGATGAGGGTCATGACGGTGCTCGCCCGGGAGGTCGCGGGCCGCGGGCCCGCTCGATGGCGCCATCCTATAGTTGACAAAATAGATCGACAATATCAATTTAGCGCCGTCGTCGCGACCCGGCGGCGCCGAGCCGGAGTGACCCGCCATGGACCGAACACGCCGCCTGCTCCCTGTTTTGGGACGGGCGCTCGCCGACGCGGTGCCAACGGCTCTCCTGATCCTGGTGGTGAACTTCTTCCTCTTGCGCCTTGCCCCCGGTGACGCCGCCGAGGTGATGGCCGGCGAGGCGGGGGCGGCGACCGAGGAGACGCTCGCGGCGATGCGCAGCCGCTTCGGTCTCGACCTGCCGCTCGTCGACCAGTTCCTGGCCTACCTGAACAACCTCGCCCATCTGAGCCTCGGCGTCTCGCCGCGCTACAACATGCCGGTCGCCGAGCTGATCGGGCAACGCCTGCCGGGCACGCTGATGCTGATGGGCCTGGCGCTCGCCCTCGCGCTGCTCGCCGGCCTGGCGCTCGGCGCGCTGATGGCCCGGGCGCCGGGCGGAATCCTCGACCGGGTCCTGTCGGTGGCGGTGCTGCTGTTCTACTCGGTGCCGGGCTTCTGGATCGGCCTGATGCTGATCGTGCTGTTCTCGGTGAAGCTCGGCTGGCTGCCGAGCGGGGGCGCGCGCACCATCGGGCAGGGGCTCACCGGCGTCGCGGCGCTCATCGACCAGCTCCGCTACATGGTGCTGCCCGGCCTGTCGCTCGCCCTGTTCTACGTGGCGATCTATGCCCGCCTCGTGCGCGCCGCGATGCTGGAGGTGCGGGCCCAGGACTTCGTGCGCACCGCCGCCGCCAAGGGCCTGTCGCCGCTGGCGATCACCCTGCGCCACGTCCTGCGCAACGCGCTCCTGCCGGTCACCACGGTGGCGGGCATGCATGTCGGCGGGCTTCTCGGCGGCGCGGTCGTGGTCGAGACGGTCTATTCCTGGCCCGGCCTCGGGCGCCTCGCTTTCGAGGCGGTGATGGCGCGCGACTTCAGCGTGCTGCTCGGCGTGCTCCTGCTCTCCTCGCTCCTGGTCCTCGTCGCCAACGTGGCGGTCGACCTCATCCAGGCGATCCTCGACCCTCGCATCGCGGTGCGCTCATGACCTCGTCGCCGATGACCCTGCCTCTCGCGCAGGCCCCCGCCGCCGTGGAGCGTGGGGCTACGCTGCCGGCGCCCGCGCCGCGCCGGGCGTTGCGGGCCTTCCTGCGCAACCCGACCGCCCTGTCCGGCCTCGCGATCCTCGGCGTGGTCGCGGTGGCTGCCTTGGCCGCGCCGTTCGCCTATCCCGACGATCCACTCGGCATGGTGGCGCAGCCCTTCCTGTGGCCGGGCCAGGACCCGGCCTATCCGCTGGGCACCGACTCCCTCGGCCGCGACGTCGCCGCCGGGATCGCCCACGGCGCCCGGGTCTCGCTCCTCGTCGGCTTCGCGGCCACCGCCACCGGCCTCGCCGTTGGCGTGCTGGTCGGCGCCACCGCCGGCTATGCCGGCGGGCGGATCGATCGGACGCTCGGCCGCGTGATCGCCCTGTTCCAGACCATCCCGTCCTTCATCCTGCTGGTGGTGCTGGTGGCGATCGCGCAGCCCTCGATCCCGGCGATCACGCTCGCCATCGGCGCGACCTCGTGGCCGATTGTGGCCCGGCTCACCCGGGCCGAGTTCCGCTCCTTGCGCGAGAAGGACTTCGTCACCGCCGCCCGCGGCCTCGGCTACGGGCCCGTGCGGATCGTGTTCGCCGAGATCCTGCCGAACGCCCTGCCGCCGATCGTCGTCACCGCCTCGGTGATGGTCGCTTCCGGCATCCTGATGGAATCGGCCCTGTCCTTCATGGGGCTGGGCGACCCCAACGTCGTGAGCTGGGGCAGCATGATCGGTGCCGGCCGGGAGGTTCTGCGCAGCGCCTGGTACCTGACCGCGATCCCCGGGGTCGCGATCGTGCTCAGCGTGCTCGCCCTCAATCTCGTCGGCGACGGGCTCAACGACGCCCTCAACCCGCGTCTCGCCGGGGAGGCGTGAGATGGCGCTTCTCGACGTCCAGGGCCTCGGCATCGCCTTCCCGCGGGCCCGGCCGGTGCAGGACCTGAGCTTCACCGTCGATCCGGGCGAGACCGTCGCGCTGGTGGGAGAATCGGGCTCGGGCAAGTCGCTCACCGCGCTCGCGCTGATGCGCCTCCTGCCGCCGCGCGGCCGGATCGAGGCCGGCACGATCCGGTTCGATGGTCGCGACATCGGGAGTTTGAGCGAGCGCCAATTCCGCGAGATACGCGGGCGCGAGATCGCGATGGTGTTCCAGGAGCCGATGACGGCGCTGAACCCGGTGCTGACCGTCGGCGTCCAGATCGCCGAGGTCCTGCGCCGGCACGAAGGCCTCTCGGCCCGCGCCGCCCGGGCCCGCGCCGTCGACCTCCTCGACCGCGTCCGCCTCCCCGATCCGCACAGGCGGGTCGACGCCTACTCGCACCAGCTCTCCGGCGGCATGCGCCAGCGGGTGATGATCGCCGTCGCGGTCGCCTGCGCCCCGAAGCTCCTCGTCGCCGACGAGCCGACGACGGCCCTCGACGTGACGATCCAGGCTCAGGTGCTCGACCTCATCGACTCGCTTCGCCGCGACCTCGGGATGGCGGTGCTGCTCATCACCCACGACCTCGGGGTGGTCGGGCAATGGGCCGACCGCGTAATGGTGATGTATGCCGGCCGCCGGGTCGAGGAGGCGAAGCCGGACGCGCTGTTCGACGATCCCCTCCATCCCTACACCCGCGGCCTCCTCGCTGCCTCACCCCGCGGCCGGACGACCCTCCATGGTGAGTTCCGGCGCGGCGAGGCCCTGCCGGAGATCCCGGGTTCGATCGCCTCGGCGCACGGCCAGCCCGGCTGCGCCTTCGCACCCCGCTGCCCGCTGGTCGAGCCAAGCTGCCGCGCCGCTCCGCCGCCGGCTCTGGCGCGGCCCGACGGGCGCATCGTCGCCTGCCCGGTCACGACCGCGATCGCCCATCCCGCCCTTCCGCCCCGCATTCCCGGCCATCGTCATGACGCTGCTCTCGGTCTCTGACCTCACGACCGCCTATGACGGGGTGCGGGCGGTCGACGGCGTCAGCCTGACGGTCGCGCGCGGGGAGACCGTCGGCCTCGTCGGCGAGTCCGGCTGCGGCAAGTCGAGCCTGGCGAAGAGCCTGCTGCGCCTCGTCGAGCCGCAGGGCGGCGAGATCGTCTTCGACGGGGTGGCGGTGCGCGGTCTCCGCGGCAGCGATCTGCGCGCCTATCGTCGCCGGGCGCAGATGGTGTTCCAGGACCCCTTCGCCTCGCTCAATCCCCGCCAAACCATCGGCAGCATCCTCGAGACGCCGCTCAAGGTTCACGGTCTCGGCGGCCGGGGCGAGCGCCGCGCCCGGATCGCCCGGGCCCTCGACCAGGTCGGCCTGCCGGGGAGCGCGGCGACGCGCTATCCGCACGAGTTCTCCGGCGGCCAGCGCCAGCGCATCGGCATCGCCCGCGCTCTGGTGGTCGAGCCGCAACTCGTGGTCTGCGACGAGCCGGTCTCGGCCCTCGACCTCTCGGTCCAGGCCCAGATCCTCAACCTGCTCGCCGCGATGCGCCGCGAACTCGGTCTCGCCTACCTGTTCGTCTCGCACGACCTGTCGGTGGTCCATCACGTCGCCGACCGGGTGCTGGTGATGTATCTCGGCCGCATCGTCGAGAGCGCCCCGACCGGGGCCCTGTGGGTCGCCCCGCGCCACCCCTATACCCGCGCCCTCATGGCCGCGGTGCCGGATCCTTCGCGAAAACGCCAGGCGCCGCCGCTCGGCGGCGACCTGCCGAGCCCGACCGACGTGCCGGCCGGCTGCCGCTTCCACCCCCGCTGCCCGCTGGCGACCGACCTCTGCCGCCGCGACGATCCGGCCCTGCGCCCGGTCGCGGACGGCCATGCCGTCGCCTGCCACCACGCCTGACTGAATTCCCCAGCACGAGGATTTTCCATGAGCCTGCGCCAGACTGCCCGCTTCCGCATCGTCGGCTTCAGCGGCAATACCCACCGGCCGTCGAAGTCGCGGGCCCTCGTCGGCGCCATCGCCGAGGCCGTGGCCGCGCGCCGTCCCGTCGACGTCCAGCTCCTCGACATCCTCGATGGCGGGCCGGAACTCGGCGCCGCCTACATCCCGAACGACCTGAGCGCCCGCGCCGCCGCCCTGATCCGGGCGATCGCGGAGGCCGACGCCCTGATCGTGGCGAGCCCGGTCTACAAGGGCTCCTATGCCGGCCTGTTCAAGCACGTCTTCGACCTCATCGACCCGGCGGCGCTGGCCGACCGGCCGGTGATCGTCGCGGCGACCGGCGGCGGGCACCGCCACGCCCTCGTCGTCGAGCATCAGTTGCGGCCGCTCTTCGGGTTCTTCGGCGCCCACACGGTGGCGACCTCGGTCTATGCCAGCGATGCCGAGTTCAGCGACGGCCGCCCCGCCGACGCCGCCCTGGAGGCCCGGATCGCCTTAGCCGCCGGCCAACTCGTCGAGGCCCTGGCGCACCGCACGCCCCGCGCCGCGGTTCCGGTGGCCGCCTGATGACCAGCTTCCTTACCCGCCGGGCCATCCTCGGCACCGCGCTCGCGGCTTCCGCCATCGGAGGCGTTCGCGTCAGTCCCGCCCGGGCCGCGTCGCCCCTGCGCATCGGCACCACCGCCGGCCCGGTCGGCCAGACGCTCGACGTCGCCGCAAAGCTCGCCAAGGCGCAAGGGCAAAGCGTCGAGATCATCGAGTTCACCGATTGGGTCACCCCGAACGAGGCGGTGGCGACCGGCAGCCTCGACGCCAACCTGTTCCAGCACGTGCCCTTCCTCACCAGCGCCATCAAGGCGAGGGGCTACGCCCTGGTGCCGGTGGCGCCGGCCATCATCCTGCCGGTCGGCCTGTTCTCGAAGTCCATCAAGCGCCTTGAGGACGTGCCGAAGGGCGCCTCGGTCGCGATCGCCAACGACCCGGTCAACGCCGCCCGCGGCCTGCACCTGCTCGAGAAGGCCGGCCTCCTCTCCCTCAAGCCGGGCCTCGGCGACGCGGTCACGGTGGCGGACGTCGTGCAGAACCCGAAGGGCTTGCGCATCCTCGAACTCGACGCCGCGCAGCTTCCCCGCGTCCTCGATGACGTGGCCCTGGCCCAGATCAGCTTCACCTACCTGATCGCCTCCGGCGGCGACCCGAAGACCGCCCTCATCACCGACGGGGCCGGCGACCGGCACTACACGCTGAGCTTCGTGGCGCGTCCGGACAATCGCGACGACCCGCGGCTCACCGCCTTCATTGCCACCTACCGCTCGCCGGAGGTGAAGCAGTTCCTGCTCGACCGCTACGGCGGGTTCCTCGAGCCGGCGTGGTAGGGGCGGGGCCGGGACGCCCGGCCCCCCGTTTGTGAGCCTGGAAGCAGGGGAGGGCCTGCGGGCGCTCCTCACGCCTCCCGCGGGTCGATGTACAGATCCGAAAAATTTCCGGTGATCCCCTCGGCACCGGAGGCGAAGTTCTTCACCTTGCGGTGCGCCACGATGATGCCGGAGGGGGCGATCAGGTCGACCGACGGCAGGTCGGCGCGGATGCGACGCTGGAAGGCAACGAACAGGTCGCGGCGGCGCGCCTCGTCGGGCTCGATGGCGGCGGCTTCGAGCAGGCGGTCGACCTCGGGGTCGGCATAGTGCGCGGCGTTCGAGAACGGCAGGCCGAGCTTGAAGTTCTTCGACCAGTAGGCGCGCTGCACCCCGATCGTCGGGTCGAAGGTGTTCGACAGGGACTCGATCGTCACGTCGAAGGCGCGGTCGCGGTAGACCCGGGTGAGATAGGTCGCGAGGTCCAGGCGCTGGAAGTCGACTGCGATGCCGATCCGGGTGAGCGCCTGGCGGATGAAGTCGCCGTAGCGCCCCTCCAGGAACGGGTTGAGGGTGAGCCGCAAGGGAAAGCGGATCCCGCCAGCACCGCGGCGGTGGCCGGCCTCGTCCAGCAGCGCCTCGGCCCGCTTCACGTCGAACGGCACCGGGCCGAGGCTCGCATCGTGGAACTTCGGGTGCACCACGCTGACCGGGGTCGGCGAGACCGCGCCGTGCCCGAAATACACCGCCGCCAGCAGGGCCTTGAGGTCGATGGCGTGCGCCACCGCCTGCCGCACCCGCCGATCCTGCAAAACCCCCGTGTCGAGGTTGAAGAAGAGCTGGGTCTGCGGGCCCGAATAGGCGTAGGTCGTGGTGTCGACCACGAGCTTCGGCAGGGCGCGCAGGCGGGCGAGGTCGGCGAGCGGGACCGGGTTGCCGCCGAGATCGACCTCGCCGGCCTCGAACGCCGCCGCCCGGGCGCCCGGATCGGTGATGATCCGCATCACGATCCGGTCGAGATAGGGCTTTCCGGCGTCCCAGTAGTTCGGGTTCCGCTCGAACAGGAGGTGGCTGCCCGGCACCCATTCCTTGAGCACGAACGGCCCGGTGCCGATGGTCTGGGCGAGGCTGGCATTGGCCTCCGGCCGGATCGCCTCGTAGACGTGGCGCGGCACGATGGGGGATTCCGCCCCCGCGAAGGCGCTGATCAGGAACGGGGCCGGCCGCGACAGCACGATCTCGACGCTGTGGGCGTCGGGCGTCCGCACCTCGGCGACGTTGGCGAAGGTGACGCGCCCGCGCGGATGCGCCTCGCGCAGGCGCAGGAGCGAGAACGCCACGTCGGCGGCGGTGAAGGGCCGACCATCGTGCCAGGTCACGCCGCGCCGCAAGGCGAAGCGGTAGCGCAATCCGTCCGGGCTGATCGTCCACTCCGTCGCCAGGTTCGGCAGCGGGGTCATGTCGTAGGCGTAGCGCAGCAGGCCCTCGTTGATCTTGCTGCCGATGGTCTGGCCGGTGCCCGAGGTGGTGTTGATGGCGATGATCGCCTGCGGCTCGGGAAAGAACACCCAATTGAGCGTGCCGCCGCGCACCGGCGTCTCGGCCGGGGCCGCGAGGAGCGGGGAGCCGGACAGGGACGCGGGCAGGGCGGTGCCCGCGGCGGCGCTCAGGAGCAGGCGGGTCGCGTGGCGGCGCGTGAGGGGCATGACGCGGGCTCTCCGAAAGGGGGAGCAGGGTCGGCGTTCGTTCCTTAAAGCGAACATCATCCGACCATGCGGCCGTGATTTCACGATTTCGCTATTGGAGTGTCAAGCAAATGCAGCCAGACTATCTCGGTTCGCCAATCGTATTCTCCATGAGATGCAGATGACAGGAGATATTTCCGCTGCCAATAGTTCTGTAAAAAGAACATTCTCGTTGACCGGACGGTTCGGCGCGGCGAGACTGCCGCTCCGTGAGAACGTGCCCAGCCGCGCCGGAGACCGATCGATGCCGGAGACGCAGCCCCGAAGGATCTGCTGCCAAGCGACCAGCCGTCAGGATCCGAGGCCGGAATCCGTCTCCCGCGGCCGGCACGTCCTGGTGATCGGTGCGACCGCGGGCGGACTGGGACTGGCATCCCACCTGCTGCGGCGCGAGGCCCGGGTGCAGGTCACCGTGATCGAGGCGCAAGCCTCCCGCTGTCGCCGCCTGCGCCGCGGCGAGTACGCCGCCCTGATGGCAGCGGAGACCGGCCCGCTGCCGGCCGAGCCCCTGCACCTCGTCGAGGCGCTGCGCCGCCATGCCGGCCGTCTCCACGTCGCCGAGACGACATGCCTGTCGGTCGCTCTCACGCCACGGGGCGTGGCGGCGCGGACCGCCGACGGCACCACCTATCTCGGTCGCGCCGCGGTGCTGGCCTTCGCCTTGCAGCCGCCGTCCCTGGGGGCTCCGCCGCGGGAAAGGAATGCCGCGATCCGTGCCCTGCGACTCGACCCGGCCGACCTGCCCCTCGGGACCGGCGCCGCCGCCTTGGTCCGCGCCCTGCGGGCGCTGGTGCGGGAAGCGCGCACCCGCGGCGTCGCCATCGACGAGGTTTTGGCCGGCCTGCGCCTGCATGCCCCGACCCTGTGGCACAGCCTGCCCGACGAGACGCGCGAGCGCCTGTTGCGGCACGGACGACGGGTGTGGGACCGGATCCTCGGCGGCGGGACATCCGGGCCGGTGACGCGCCGCGATGCCCCGGGACCGCTTCCCCTCGCGCGGGATCTCGTCTCGCACGGCCTGATGCTGGCGCGCGCCGGCGGCCTCTCCGTCGCGCCGGAGGCGGGGGATCGGCTGTTCGCGGCCGATCCGACGATCCTGATGCCCTACGCGGCGCCCCGGCTCCTCGACCTCGAAGCCGCCTGCGCCTGGCTCGCGGGGCGCGTCAGCGACGGCGCTGCAGCGCCTGTCGTACCGTCGGCTGCGGCGCTAGCGGGGCGGGCATAGAATGCGTTCAGATGTGGTAGGTGAGGCTCGCCGCGGCCTCCGCCTGCGGCAAGGCCCGCATCTGCTCCAGGGTCAGGTTGTCGAGGATGCCCGCGATGCTGTTGCGCACCGCCAGCATCGCGAGGCGCACCGAGCAGGCCGCCTCGTCGGTGCAATCCTCGCAGGGGCGGTAGGCCGTGCGGCTGGCGCAGGGAAGCGGCGCCAGCGGGCCGTCCAGGACCCGCACGACGTGGCCGATCCGGATCTCCTCGGCCGGGCGCGCCAGGGCGTAACCGCCTCCGGGACCCTTCTTGCTGTGCACGAAGCCGGCATTGCGCAGGTCGCCCAGGATCGCGTCGAGGAATTTCTTCGGGATGCGGTGCGCCTCGGCGATCTCGGCGACGCCGATCCGGGCGCCCTGGGGCAGCCCGGCGAGGTGCACCATCGCCTTGAGGCCGTACTTGCCCTTGTTGGTCAGCATCGTCGTCCTGCGTGAAGCGCCTGCGGCGGGAGCCATAGCCGGCGCGCGGTGCCGCAGAGATGGGAATTTGTCGATCGGTTCGGTAGACTTCGCCTCGGCCGGGCGCCGCGACGGCATGTCCGGCGGCGGGCCGGACGAGGGCAGCAACCAAGACCGCCATCATAGTCCATAAAAGCCATGAGCTAAATAGATTGGGCCTGTGAAATTCCCTCGCCGGACGGCGTGCTCCCCTCCGTCGCGAGCGGGGTCCTTGGCGAGCGGGGTCCTTGGCGAGCGGGGTCCTTGGCGAGCGGGGTCCTTGGCGCGCGGGGACGGCATGGCGCGGCGCGACGGCACCCTGCATCCGGGCGCCGTCCTACCCGCCGGTGGTCACCACGCCGCTTGGAGCGATGCTGGAGCCGGGGCCGGTCCGGGGCCACCTCGCGCGGCGCGTCAGCGCGCAGCTTCGAGCACGAAGTCGATCAGGCTGCGGATATGCACGGCAACGGCCGTCCGGGCCGCCGCGGCGTCGCCGGCGATCAGCGCGTCGGCGATCGCCAGATGCTCGCGCGAATCGGGCTTCAGACGCTCCTTCAGCCGGTCGATCTCGAACAGCCGGGTCGTCGCGCGCAGGTCCTTGAGGATGCGCGCCATCACCTCGTTGCCGGAATGGTCGATGAACATCGTGTGCAGGTTGTCGTCCGAGCGCCAATGCGCGTCGGTGTGGTAGGTCGTGGCCTCCAGCATCTGGAGCACCTCCTGGCGCACGCCGGCCAGGATCGTCCCCGGGATGCGCCCCGCCGCGAGCGCCGCCGCCTCGGGCTCCAGCACCTCGCGCACCTTCAGGCTCTTCAGGTACTCGCCGAGATCGACCCGGCGCACGACGTAGGAGCGCCCGGCCTTCACCACCATGCCCTCGCCCTCGAGGCGCTGCAGCGCCTCGCGCAGGGGGGTGCGCGACACGCCCAGGGTCTCGGCCAGGCGCGCCTCGACGATCGCGTCGCCGGCCCGCAGCCGGCGGTGGCGGATCATGTCCGACAGGGCGCCGTAGGCGAGGTTGCCGAGGTGGAGCGGCGCCGCCTTCGGGTCGGCCTCGCCGGGCGCCGGTTCGGCGGCGCGGTGCGAACGGTATGCCATCGGTACACTCATACGGGCCGCCGGCCGGCCCTCGCAAGATCAGCCACTCGGGATCACCCGCTTGCGCAACGGTACACGAACGGTATACCAAACGCTTGCGGAGAGCGGGAGAGAGCGATGGGCGGGCTGC comes from the Methylobacterium currus genome and includes:
- a CDS encoding ABC transporter substrate-binding protein, which encodes MTLPTLPHTRRRFLARAGALGLAAPLGLVGSPSSAGLLPVPDLAGAPICRVAAEGPAPGGALRPIKLAWNASAICTAAAPVAKESGVFARHGLDVEFVNFGGSTEQLLEAIATGKADGGIGMALRWLKPLEQGFDVKVTAGIHGGCMRLLGATSAGATSLESLKGKVIAVSDQASPAKNFFGLLLAKRGIDPERDVEWRAYPLDLLALAVEKGEAQALADSDPRTFLWRKDTRLTEIASNLSAEYHDRTCCVLALRGSLVRDERPVATALTRALLEAGTRVAHDPDYAAKVYAGYGGKGSVEDLAAMLRSHTHHHHPLGADLKQQIAAYVEELKIVKVIRARTDARQFAERVTADVLS
- a CDS encoding OsmC family protein yields the protein MTSLNEYLVEKRAAVAAREARIESGSLGPVPLAAQVSVEGRSGVRRIRIRNHQVITDSPPDFAGYDLGPGSPELQLGILGSCLAHSYLIHAARLGVPLDAVDVAVSGRLDARAGRPGFEAVPVSPHDITYVVRVVSPASREAVARLEAEVDRFCPILNLLRSPQTVRGTLDHRAPEAPAQAA
- a CDS encoding LLM class flavin-dependent oxidoreductase; the encoded protein is MTLIHPPGALVGRSGFASPTNFPDSPLSRALAEPLLLGLFLPIQAGGWTASTLPRTTDWSFDYNRDLVLEAERLGFDLVFALSQWLPKGGYGGVLDGQALDSFTSVAALSALTRRILLVATVHVLYGPWHPLHLAKFGATLDHISGGRFGFNVVTGHRAVEHEMFGWPRIEHDRRYALAAEFVEVVQRLWQDDAPFSFTGESSWCLGDGFVTPKPRYGRPILVNATGSEAGIAFAGRYSDIVFVTSPAGADIDSALEALPDHTARVKAAARAVGRDIRTLINPLVICRETDAEAWAYADAIVAHADPRSPKGFRTLDSDAHAWKGREGRADPYAAIGGNIRVIGSPEQVVAQFAALKRAGIDGLQLSFYDFKPDLAFFGERVLPLMRQAGLRAAPVSLAA
- a CDS encoding ABC transporter permease, yielding MDRTRRLLPVLGRALADAVPTALLILVVNFFLLRLAPGDAAEVMAGEAGAATEETLAAMRSRFGLDLPLVDQFLAYLNNLAHLSLGVSPRYNMPVAELIGQRLPGTLMLMGLALALALLAGLALGALMARAPGGILDRVLSVAVLLFYSVPGFWIGLMLIVLFSVKLGWLPSGGARTIGQGLTGVAALIDQLRYMVLPGLSLALFYVAIYARLVRAAMLEVRAQDFVRTAAAKGLSPLAITLRHVLRNALLPVTTVAGMHVGGLLGGAVVVETVYSWPGLGRLAFEAVMARDFSVLLGVLLLSSLLVLVANVAVDLIQAILDPRIAVRS
- a CDS encoding ABC transporter permease, with product MTLPLAQAPAAVERGATLPAPAPRRALRAFLRNPTALSGLAILGVVAVAALAAPFAYPDDPLGMVAQPFLWPGQDPAYPLGTDSLGRDVAAGIAHGARVSLLVGFAATATGLAVGVLVGATAGYAGGRIDRTLGRVIALFQTIPSFILLVVLVAIAQPSIPAITLAIGATSWPIVARLTRAEFRSLREKDFVTAARGLGYGPVRIVFAEILPNALPPIVVTASVMVASGILMESALSFMGLGDPNVVSWGSMIGAGREVLRSAWYLTAIPGVAIVLSVLALNLVGDGLNDALNPRLAGEA
- a CDS encoding ABC transporter ATP-binding protein; amino-acid sequence: MALLDVQGLGIAFPRARPVQDLSFTVDPGETVALVGESGSGKSLTALALMRLLPPRGRIEAGTIRFDGRDIGSLSERQFREIRGREIAMVFQEPMTALNPVLTVGVQIAEVLRRHEGLSARAARARAVDLLDRVRLPDPHRRVDAYSHQLSGGMRQRVMIAVAVACAPKLLVADEPTTALDVTIQAQVLDLIDSLRRDLGMAVLLITHDLGVVGQWADRVMVMYAGRRVEEAKPDALFDDPLHPYTRGLLAASPRGRTTLHGEFRRGEALPEIPGSIASAHGQPGCAFAPRCPLVEPSCRAAPPPALARPDGRIVACPVTTAIAHPALPPRIPGHRHDAALGL